A stretch of the Synechococcales cyanobacterium T60_A2020_003 genome encodes the following:
- a CDS encoding IS5/IS1182 family transposase, with product YHRRSIAETTMFRFKTIFGGNLSARQFDNQAVELFIKCVALNRMIQIAKPDSYKVEG from the coding sequence GCTATCATCGTCGTTCGATTGCTGAAACTACCATGTTCCGCTTTAAGACTATTTTTGGGGGCAATCTCAGTGCACGTCAATTTGACAATCAAGCCGTGGAATTGTTCATCAAATGTGTTGCGCTCAACCGCATGATTCAGATCGCTAAACCCGATAGCTACAAGGTTGAAGGTTAA
- a CDS encoding glycosyltransferase family 39 protein, producing MTDLKTQRSRWLRTFVIVVVVLGVFFRGYNLDRKVFWYDETMTLLRVSGNTNETIVQNAYDADITTVEALLTTYQFPNVDHGWDDTLAALKEHPEHSPLYYLMVRGWLQLFGHSTATIRALSLIFGLLVLPCAYWLGVELFRERRYGWAIATIMAISPFHVLYSQEAREYSLWTLTILLSSATLLWAERRKTIREWGLYGVTIALGLYTHPFSGFVSISHGIYVLASDGFRWTKRLTAYLLASALGMLLFLPWLWIVIQHFSKFVSNTQSVGLEREGVMPLFWALNLSRVFFDLNQGPSAINPLHYILVGLAIYALYYLYQHGPRHAWIFVMTLAGVTGLALLMPDIIWGGRRSSITRYAIPSYIGLQIAIAYLFAHHLTTDLTAPNWKRWRTGAIAFVALGVISMAVSSQIPVWWHKSYAKSRYNPTTAAIVNQSPNPLVVTNELPGSILSFSHLLRPDVHLQLITRSKNIAIPVEEYDPTFLYKSTPRFRRDLESQNLTLTPQYEEDWLWTIDSKS from the coding sequence GTGACGGATTTAAAGACTCAGCGATCGCGCTGGCTACGAACGTTTGTCATTGTTGTGGTAGTCCTTGGCGTCTTCTTTCGGGGGTATAACCTGGATCGCAAGGTGTTTTGGTATGACGAAACCATGACGCTGCTGCGCGTATCGGGCAACACCAATGAAACCATTGTGCAAAATGCCTATGATGCCGATATCACAACGGTGGAAGCCCTCCTGACCACCTACCAGTTTCCCAATGTAGACCACGGTTGGGATGATACCCTGGCTGCCCTGAAGGAACATCCAGAGCATTCGCCGCTGTATTACCTGATGGTGCGGGGATGGCTGCAACTCTTTGGCCATTCCACTGCTACGATTCGGGCACTATCTCTGATTTTTGGTCTTTTAGTGTTGCCCTGTGCCTACTGGTTAGGGGTGGAACTGTTTCGAGAGAGGAGGTATGGATGGGCGATCGCCACCATCATGGCAATTTCTCCTTTTCATGTCCTATATTCCCAGGAAGCCCGTGAGTATAGTTTATGGACGCTGACGATTTTGCTCTCTAGCGCCACGCTACTCTGGGCAGAGCGGCGCAAAACCATTCGCGAATGGGGACTGTACGGAGTGACGATAGCTCTAGGGCTGTATACCCATCCCTTTTCCGGATTTGTCTCCATCAGCCACGGCATTTATGTGTTAGCAAGCGATGGATTCCGCTGGACAAAACGACTTACAGCTTACCTCCTAGCATCTGCGTTGGGTATGCTCTTGTTTCTGCCGTGGCTCTGGATTGTCATCCAGCACTTTTCAAAGTTTGTGAGTAATACCCAATCCGTCGGTTTAGAGCGGGAGGGGGTGATGCCGCTGTTTTGGGCATTGAACTTGAGCCGTGTCTTTTTTGACCTGAACCAGGGACCCAGCGCGATTAATCCGCTGCACTACATCCTGGTTGGGCTAGCGATCTATGCGCTGTATTACCTGTACCAGCACGGGCCGCGCCATGCCTGGATTTTTGTGATGACGTTGGCGGGTGTTACCGGACTTGCCTTACTGATGCCGGATATTATTTGGGGGGGTCGTCGCTCTAGCATTACCCGCTACGCGATTCCGTCTTACATTGGCTTACAGATTGCGATCGCCTATCTGTTTGCCCATCACCTGACCACGGATCTAACCGCACCGAACTGGAAACGCTGGCGGACTGGGGCGATTGCCTTTGTGGCGTTGGGCGTGATTTCGATGGCGGTGAGTTCGCAAATTCCGGTGTGGTGGCACAAAAGCTACGCCAAGAGTCGCTACAATCCGACAACGGCAGCGATCGTGAATCAGAGTCCGAATCCGCTGGTAGTCACCAATGAACTGCCGGGATCAATCCTGTCTTTTAGCCATCTGTTGCGTCCGGATGTGCATTTGCAACTGATTACCCGATCGAAAAATATAGCGATTCCAGTGGAGGAGTACGATCCAACTTTTCTATACAAGTCCACCCCCCGCTTCAGGCGGGATCTGGAATCGCAAAACCTAACATTAACGCCCCAGTATGAGGAGGATTGGCTGTGGACGATCGATTCCAAATCTTAA
- a CDS encoding 4a-hydroxytetrahydrobiopterin dehydratase: protein MAQPLLLTPTEITEHLQTLPNWTTDGQTLQCTFQFENFVQSVDFVNRLVEPAETIGHHPDIAIAHNRVTVSFTTHDAGGLTQLDFDGAGAIAEPCPAR from the coding sequence ATCGCCCAACCCCTACTGCTCACCCCTACCGAAATAACCGAACATCTGCAAACCCTACCGAACTGGACGACTGACGGACAAACCCTGCAATGCACGTTTCAGTTTGAGAACTTTGTGCAGTCGGTAGATTTTGTAAACCGACTGGTGGAACCTGCGGAAACCATTGGACACCATCCCGATATCGCCATTGCCCATAACCGAGTGACAGTGAGCTTTACGACCCACGATGCCGGAGGGCTGACGCAGCTTGATTTTGACGGTGCAGGGGCGATCGCTGAACCCTGCCCTGCCCGCTAA
- the secF gene encoding protein translocase subunit SecF, with protein sequence MKLNVIKQRSLWWSVSLAVILSGIVAMIISWTQIGSPLRPSIDFVGGTRLQLQLDCSQAGLCDQPINIGELRSVLTSQGLGNSSIQLVGDGGTAVSIRTSVLSVDERTTLLDALNSGVGPFDPQSTQIDTVGPTVGRQIFTSGLLALLISFAGITAYLTIRFQLDYAAFALVALLHDVLVTMGIFAILGLVLQVEVDSLFIVALLTIVGFSVNDTVVIYDRVRETIKLNPGMDIDTVVDDAVNQTLTRSINTTLTTILSLVAIFLFGGETLKYFALALIIGFIAGAYSSIFIASTLLALWRERQPQPQLELVEEESGADTVEAEVSPIIEAEFTGFDEPEPNDE encoded by the coding sequence ATGAAATTGAACGTTATCAAGCAGCGATCGCTCTGGTGGAGCGTTTCCCTAGCGGTTATTCTGAGTGGCATCGTCGCCATGATCATTTCATGGACTCAGATCGGCTCACCCCTTCGTCCCAGCATTGACTTTGTGGGCGGCACCCGTCTACAGCTTCAGTTGGATTGTTCCCAGGCGGGCTTGTGCGATCAGCCCATTAATATTGGCGAACTGCGAAGCGTGCTGACTTCTCAAGGTTTGGGTAATAGCAGCATTCAGTTGGTTGGAGACGGTGGCACCGCCGTTTCGATCCGCACCTCGGTGTTGAGCGTTGATGAGCGGACAACATTGCTGGATGCTCTCAACTCAGGTGTTGGGCCATTTGATCCCCAATCCACCCAAATTGATACGGTGGGGCCAACGGTAGGGCGGCAAATTTTTACCTCCGGCTTGCTGGCCTTGTTGATTTCCTTTGCTGGGATTACGGCCTATCTCACCATTCGGTTTCAGTTGGACTATGCCGCGTTTGCATTGGTGGCGCTGTTACACGACGTGCTGGTGACGATGGGTATCTTTGCGATCCTGGGTCTGGTGCTTCAGGTCGAGGTGGATAGCCTTTTCATCGTGGCGCTGCTCACCATCGTGGGTTTCTCGGTGAATGACACCGTGGTTATCTACGATCGCGTCCGGGAAACGATTAAGCTCAATCCGGGAATGGACATCGACACGGTGGTGGACGATGCGGTTAATCAAACTCTGACTCGTTCGATTAACACTACCTTGACAACGATCTTGAGTTTGGTCGCTATCTTCCTCTTTGGTGGCGAAACCCTCAAGTATTTTGCCTTGGCACTGATTATCGGGTTTATCGCTGGAGCCTATTCCAGTATCTTTATTGCGAGTACGTTGCTGGCTCTCTGGCGCGAACGTCAGCCTCAGCCTCAGCTTGAACTGGTAGAAGAGGAATCTGGGGCTGATACCGTTGAGGCGGAGGTGTCTCCTATTATTGAGGCGGAGTTTACGGGATTCGATGAGCCGGAACCGAATGACGAATAG
- the secD gene encoding protein translocase subunit SecD produces MGRQRSLLVVIISFVVAASLLIVMPLRDGESPVPLGLDLQGGTQLTLQVSPTPEVPEITPEKLDSVQEVVSRRINGLGVSDAVVQTVPNNNQLLVQLPGVSDPEQAERVLGETAQLDFRAQKEGTSLQVLQVLMLENDQLRNDLSSLTDPEEIAKKQEEIRSSDESIAALFDKTGLTGERLRNAYAAPINQTAWEVGLEFDAQGGDQFAALSKSVAGTGRTIGIFLDNQLISAPSVDVKFAETGITGGRASITGGFNAESANELAIQLRGGALPVPVEIVENRTVGATLGRDSIQRSLYAGAGGLVLVLLFMVAYYRLPGIIADLSLLVYALLTFATFSLLGVTLTLPGIAGFILSIGMAVDANVLIFERTREELRSGKTLYRSVESGFYRAFSSILDSNVTTLIACAALFFFGTGLVKGFALTLAIGVGISMFTAITCSRTLLLFALSFPNLRKPELFCPNLKTSALSTEPKTTL; encoded by the coding sequence ATGGGTCGTCAACGTTCCCTTCTGGTTGTCATTATTAGTTTTGTCGTTGCGGCGAGTCTACTGATTGTAATGCCCCTGCGCGATGGCGAGTCGCCTGTACCGTTAGGACTGGATCTCCAAGGGGGGACTCAGCTTACCTTACAAGTTAGCCCTACTCCTGAAGTTCCGGAAATTACGCCAGAGAAATTAGACTCGGTGCAGGAAGTCGTCAGCCGACGTATTAATGGATTGGGCGTGTCTGATGCCGTCGTGCAAACGGTTCCCAACAATAACCAGCTTTTGGTGCAGTTGCCAGGGGTTAGCGATCCGGAACAGGCTGAACGGGTTCTGGGTGAAACGGCTCAGCTCGATTTCCGGGCGCAGAAAGAAGGAACGTCGCTGCAAGTGTTGCAGGTGCTGATGCTGGAAAACGACCAGTTGCGGAATGATTTATCCTCCCTCACTGACCCAGAGGAAATTGCGAAAAAACAAGAGGAAATTCGTTCTAGCGATGAATCGATTGCCGCCTTGTTTGACAAAACCGGACTAACGGGAGAACGCCTCCGTAATGCCTATGCTGCGCCCATCAATCAAACTGCATGGGAAGTGGGGCTAGAGTTTGATGCTCAAGGGGGTGACCAGTTTGCAGCATTGTCGAAGAGTGTGGCTGGGACAGGTCGCACTATCGGGATCTTCCTCGACAATCAGTTGATTAGTGCGCCATCGGTAGATGTGAAGTTTGCCGAAACGGGGATTACTGGCGGACGAGCCAGCATCACCGGAGGATTCAATGCCGAATCTGCAAACGAACTGGCGATTCAGCTTCGAGGAGGAGCATTGCCCGTTCCCGTCGAAATCGTGGAGAATCGCACGGTGGGTGCAACCCTGGGACGAGATAGCATTCAGCGCAGTCTCTATGCCGGTGCTGGTGGTTTGGTTTTGGTGCTACTCTTCATGGTGGCCTACTATCGACTGCCAGGAATCATTGCCGACCTGTCGCTGCTGGTGTACGCACTGCTGACCTTTGCTACGTTTAGTCTGCTCGGCGTAACCCTGACTTTGCCGGGAATTGCCGGATTTATTCTGAGTATCGGCATGGCCGTGGATGCAAACGTCCTGATTTTTGAGCGGACTCGTGAGGAACTCCGTTCTGGGAAAACCCTGTATCGCTCAGTAGAATCTGGGTTCTATCGCGCATTCTCCAGTATTTTGGACAGTAACGTGACGACGCTGATTGCCTGTGCCGCCCTGTTCTTCTTCGGTACAGGTTTGGTGAAGGGCTTTGCCCTCACTCTGGCGATCGGGGTTGGCATTAGCATGTTCACCGCGATTACCTGTAGCCGCACCTTGCTTCTGTTTGCCCTCAGCTTCCCTAATCTCCGCAAACCGGAGCTATTTTGCCCGAACCTGAAGACCTCTGCCCTCTCTACAGAACCGAAGACAACCCTATGA
- a CDS encoding glutamate-5-semialdehyde dehydrogenase: MTASQVAPRSLIETAQQTQQAARHLALFSAEQRNQALEAIAQALEAAAPDILAANQDDCRVAQAEGLASALYGRLKLDESKLQGVIAGVRDVQKLADPLGQIQIHRELDTGLVLQRITCPLGVLGVIFEARPDAVVQIASLAVKSGNGVILKGGKEAVRSCEALVNAIQSGLAKTAVDPSVVHLLTTREETLELLRLDQYVNLIIPRGSNSFVRFVQENTRIPVLGHADGICHLYIDEAADLSKAVPITVDAKTQYPSACNTIETLLIHQAIAPQALPQIADALEAKGVELRGDQRTLAILGGDRVQPATDADWATEYSDLILAIKVVDSLHEAIAHINTYGSRHTDAIVTESAEIATVFRGQVDAAGVFHNCSTRFADGFRYGFGAEVGISTQKMPPRGPVGLEGLVTYKYHLVGNGHIAATYTGAAPKAFTHRDL; the protein is encoded by the coding sequence ATGACTGCTTCCCAAGTTGCACCCCGATCGCTGATTGAAACGGCTCAGCAAACGCAACAGGCCGCCCGCCATCTGGCGCTTTTCTCTGCTGAGCAGCGCAACCAAGCCCTAGAGGCGATCGCCCAGGCATTGGAGGCCGCTGCCCCCGACATTTTGGCCGCCAATCAAGACGATTGTCGGGTTGCCCAGGCGGAAGGCTTAGCGAGTGCCCTCTATGGTCGTTTGAAACTAGACGAAAGCAAGCTGCAAGGCGTCATCGCAGGGGTGCGGGATGTGCAGAAATTAGCCGATCCCCTCGGGCAAATCCAGATTCATCGGGAATTGGATACCGGACTGGTGCTGCAACGGATCACCTGTCCCCTTGGTGTTTTGGGGGTCATCTTTGAGGCGCGACCCGACGCCGTGGTGCAAATTGCGTCCTTGGCAGTGAAATCTGGAAATGGCGTGATTTTGAAAGGGGGTAAAGAAGCGGTTCGCTCTTGCGAGGCATTGGTCAACGCGATTCAATCCGGTTTAGCGAAAACTGCCGTTGATCCAAGCGTCGTTCATTTGCTGACCACTCGTGAGGAAACCCTAGAACTGTTGCGGCTCGATCAGTATGTAAATCTAATTATTCCCCGTGGTTCCAATAGCTTTGTGCGGTTCGTGCAGGAAAACACTCGCATTCCGGTGTTGGGACACGCGGACGGAATTTGTCATCTTTATATTGACGAAGCGGCGGATTTATCAAAGGCTGTCCCCATTACTGTTGATGCGAAAACCCAGTATCCCTCTGCGTGCAACACGATTGAAACGCTATTGATTCATCAGGCGATCGCCCCTCAAGCGTTGCCGCAGATTGCCGATGCTCTGGAGGCAAAGGGCGTAGAGTTGCGGGGAGATCAGCGTACTCTAGCGATTTTGGGTGGCGATCGCGTTCAGCCTGCAACGGATGCAGACTGGGCAACGGAATACAGCGATCTGATTTTGGCGATTAAAGTGGTGGACTCGCTGCATGAGGCGATCGCCCACATCAACACCTATGGTTCTCGCCATACGGACGCGATCGTTACCGAATCCGCAGAGATCGCAACCGTTTTTCGGGGTCAGGTGGACGCGGCGGGCGTCTTTCACAACTGCTCCACTCGCTTTGCCGATGGCTTTCGCTACGGATTTGGGGCAGAAGTGGGAATCAGCACTCAAAAAATGCCCCCCCGTGGCCCTGTAGGTCTAGAAGGATTGGTGACTTACAAATATCATCTTGTGGGCAATGGCCATATTGCCGCAACCTACACAGGTGCAGCACCCAAAGCCTTTACCCACCGAGATCTCTAG
- the folB gene encoding dihydroneopterin aldolase: protein MTHDRIYLTGIRAYGYVGYIPEEQVLGQWFEVDVTLWIDLSKAGKSDRIHDTHDYRKTIDTVISLVKTSTFALIEALAEAIAQAILSKDERLDQVQVRVSKPAAPIPDYAGRIAVEVLRGRSPNPL, encoded by the coding sequence ATGACGCACGATCGCATTTACCTAACTGGAATTCGCGCCTACGGCTATGTCGGCTATATTCCTGAAGAGCAGGTCTTGGGACAGTGGTTTGAGGTCGATGTGACGCTGTGGATTGATCTATCAAAAGCTGGAAAGAGCGATCGCATCCACGACACCCATGACTACCGTAAAACGATTGATACGGTCATTTCATTAGTCAAAACTAGTACGTTCGCCTTAATTGAAGCGCTGGCAGAGGCGATCGCCCAAGCCATCCTATCCAAGGATGAACGGCTAGACCAAGTTCAGGTGCGGGTGAGTAAACCTGCGGCTCCGATTCCTGACTATGCGGGCAGGATTGCGGTTGAGGTGTTGAGAGGGCGATCGCCTAATCCTTTATGA
- a CDS encoding FkbM family methyltransferase, translated as MNSSSSALYREYLQHRCLHLSPEDFSTAFDSALSQISTFDCAEPETAVELNDFGVMALIEADQADDLSMKELYFQTALEAFQSGARVGGYPLCNAHLAIMEKMVGDRSASGQSAYTGLIQSFLQSNPSAPHPPLGLIYLPRKTGIGAIETGEILHAVYQARNGLEQATLILAATLCDANLAFYTPNGLRTLHLLGHLTLQSSILKMRLGIASFYQNQLEGLHYLHQAHTLNPNNVAVLQTLFLACLDIGSRDVAERWLMHTQQMLMQTNSNSPEWYWVNQQSLESSFTYVPFDGLQLAVESSLNSIVTSVVLAQGDWFEDELTFWRHHLQPGMVVIDVGANVGIYTFSAAKQVGSTGKVFAVEPFSACVHRLQETRRVNQLDWVHICPGAASNRSGKARLGLDKASELNQIIADDANPSVQFEEVQCFTLDELVEKEQLTRLDWLKIDAEGHEIQVLEGSHSLLTQFRPNILYENIAGAIHKTNLPVAEFLIKNEYVLYTYQPYFDYLIPLGSLENLKGKLNIIAIHQSRVNDFSQR; from the coding sequence ATGAATTCAAGTTCATCGGCTCTCTACCGCGAGTACCTTCAACATCGATGTCTCCATCTATCCCCTGAAGATTTCAGTACTGCCTTTGATTCCGCCCTTAGTCAAATCTCAACCTTTGACTGCGCCGAACCTGAAACGGCGGTCGAACTGAATGATTTTGGCGTCATGGCGTTGATTGAAGCGGATCAAGCAGATGATCTATCCATGAAGGAACTCTATTTCCAGACTGCCCTTGAAGCCTTTCAGTCGGGTGCTAGAGTTGGAGGCTACCCATTGTGCAATGCCCACTTAGCGATTATGGAAAAAATGGTGGGCGATCGCAGCGCATCAGGGCAAAGTGCCTATACAGGATTAATCCAGTCTTTCTTGCAAAGCAATCCATCTGCACCTCATCCTCCCTTGGGTCTGATCTATCTACCTCGAAAAACGGGGATAGGTGCGATTGAAACTGGCGAGATTTTACACGCTGTGTATCAAGCTCGAAATGGTCTAGAACAAGCCACATTAATTCTAGCAGCCACCCTCTGCGATGCTAACCTTGCCTTCTACACGCCGAATGGATTACGAACCCTACATCTACTTGGACACCTTACACTTCAATCCAGCATCCTAAAGATGCGTTTGGGGATTGCGAGCTTCTATCAAAATCAACTGGAGGGATTACACTATCTGCACCAGGCTCATACTTTAAATCCTAATAATGTCGCTGTTCTGCAAACCCTATTTCTAGCATGCTTAGATATCGGAAGTCGTGACGTAGCTGAGCGTTGGCTGATGCATACTCAGCAGATGCTTATGCAAACCAACTCCAACAGTCCAGAGTGGTACTGGGTAAATCAACAATCTTTAGAGTCATCCTTTACCTACGTACCGTTTGATGGTCTTCAGCTTGCGGTTGAATCTAGTCTCAATAGTATTGTCACGTCCGTGGTGTTAGCCCAAGGAGACTGGTTTGAAGATGAATTAACGTTTTGGCGACATCATCTGCAACCGGGCATGGTTGTAATTGATGTTGGTGCTAACGTGGGAATCTATACTTTTAGTGCAGCAAAACAAGTCGGAAGCACAGGCAAAGTTTTTGCTGTTGAACCGTTTTCAGCTTGTGTGCATCGGTTGCAAGAAACACGTCGTGTTAATCAACTGGATTGGGTGCATATCTGCCCAGGTGCAGCTAGTAATCGCTCTGGCAAAGCTCGGCTTGGCTTAGATAAAGCAAGTGAACTCAATCAAATCATTGCCGATGATGCGAATCCCTCAGTCCAATTTGAAGAAGTCCAGTGCTTTACGCTAGATGAGTTAGTTGAAAAAGAGCAGTTAACACGCTTAGACTGGCTCAAAATTGATGCTGAAGGACACGAAATTCAGGTTCTAGAGGGTAGCCATTCTTTACTGACCCAGTTTAGACCCAATATTCTTTATGAAAATATAGCTGGCGCGATCCATAAGACGAACTTACCAGTGGCAGAGTTTTTGATTAAAAACGAATATGTTCTATACACTTACCAGCCTTACTTTGATTATTTAATTCCGCTCGGCTCGCTTGAAAACTTAAAAGGAAAACTTAATATTATTGCAATTCATCAATCTCGCGTAAACGATTTTTCACAACGATAA
- a CDS encoding circadian clock KaiB family protein, whose amino-acid sequence MPNPHQSFRGIALFTPGGDLAYCIDPHKSYRWHLQLCVAFQEALELSEPPHFLVSCYTATLDYVIDSHAQTRHIFAEACPRVIQYQSLLNAVFGMENLVWNIASNDPDVCDLSVLQSHRQQFPELWDTHDLIIPVDAAMPSQHRLLPLAIAPTSVESQGCVLRLFVAGNSATTEKALKTLYEVLKHDLQQPYTLKVIDVQRHPEQAEYHQISATPTLMRVWPLPVKRIVGRLDDLEKLRQTLDL is encoded by the coding sequence GTGCCAAATCCTCACCAATCCTTTAGGGGGATCGCGTTATTCACGCCCGGTGGGGATCTGGCCTATTGCATTGATCCACATAAATCCTATCGATGGCATCTTCAACTTTGTGTGGCATTTCAAGAGGCGCTGGAGCTTTCAGAGCCTCCTCACTTTTTAGTCTCTTGTTACACTGCCACTCTAGACTACGTGATCGACTCCCACGCCCAGACTCGCCACATTTTTGCAGAAGCCTGTCCCAGGGTTATCCAATATCAATCACTTCTGAATGCCGTGTTTGGCATGGAGAATTTGGTGTGGAACATTGCATCCAATGATCCAGATGTTTGTGATTTAAGTGTCTTACAGTCTCACAGGCAACAGTTTCCAGAACTATGGGATACCCATGACCTCATTATTCCCGTAGACGCTGCAATGCCCAGTCAACACCGACTTTTACCGTTGGCGATCGCTCCTACATCCGTCGAATCCCAGGGATGCGTTCTGCGCCTCTTTGTTGCAGGAAACAGCGCCACGACTGAAAAAGCACTCAAAACTCTCTATGAAGTCTTAAAACATGACTTACAGCAGCCCTATACGCTCAAAGTCATTGACGTTCAGCGGCATCCAGAACAAGCCGAATATCATCAAATCAGCGCAACACCTACTCTAATGCGAGTTTGGCCACTGCCTGTAAAGCGCATTGTTGGGAGATTAGATGATCTTGAAAAGCTTCGTCAAACCCTCGACCTTTAG
- a CDS encoding PilT/PilU family type 4a pilus ATPase, protein MTEAQRPPKPMGMPPVPPPPARPPVGNSADATEQLSPQTLPMPPGATAPMGSAPPRPPAAQRTAPPAANRPPTAPPPAGVPSGPPRVGAPAAPPPIRSTATRNKPSAGSPTLAQLVKEAFDKGFSDIHVGVNEIPRFRNRGEIETTEYPATDEPTFFSWLEEVLPDKDIQYFKDHLDFDGAAQYDFARVRINIFDTLRGPAMVMRLIPLKILTMEELNLPPVFKDICHYHKGLILVTGPTGSGKSTTMAAMIDYINKEMPKHIITIEDPVEFVHQSRRSLIKQREVGLHTLKFDNALKASLREDPDIILVGEMRDRETVNTALKAAQTGHLVIGTLHTNSAVKTIERILGLYEPAEQEPMRLAIAESLVAVIAQGLCRTTDGKRAAFHEIMINTDAIRDFIRRGEVDEIDAIIPNCNFDGMVTMNQSLYKLYEAGRITEETALEMSPKTNEMSQILRGRV, encoded by the coding sequence ATGACAGAAGCACAACGTCCGCCTAAACCCATGGGAATGCCCCCCGTTCCTCCCCCCCCTGCTCGTCCACCCGTCGGAAATTCTGCGGATGCCACTGAGCAGCTATCACCGCAAACGCTGCCAATGCCTCCCGGTGCCACTGCTCCGATGGGATCAGCACCACCACGGCCCCCTGCAGCTCAGCGGACTGCGCCACCTGCGGCCAATCGGCCACCCACCGCCCCGCCGCCTGCGGGTGTTCCTTCCGGCCCACCCCGCGTTGGTGCCCCTGCCGCGCCGCCCCCAATCCGCAGTACAGCCACCCGGAACAAGCCGAGTGCTGGTTCACCGACCCTAGCCCAGTTAGTGAAAGAAGCCTTTGATAAAGGGTTTTCCGATATTCACGTGGGCGTTAACGAAATCCCACGATTCCGCAACCGGGGTGAAATTGAAACGACGGAATATCCAGCTACAGATGAGCCAACTTTCTTCAGTTGGTTAGAAGAAGTGCTGCCCGATAAGGACATTCAATATTTCAAAGACCATCTGGACTTTGACGGTGCCGCCCAGTACGACTTTGCCCGGGTGCGGATTAATATCTTTGACACCTTGCGCGGCCCTGCCATGGTGATGCGACTGATTCCGCTCAAGATTTTGACGATGGAAGAACTCAATCTTCCTCCGGTCTTCAAGGATATTTGCCACTATCACAAAGGTTTGATTTTGGTGACTGGACCCACGGGTTCGGGCAAGTCCACCACAATGGCGGCGATGATTGACTACATCAATAAGGAGATGCCGAAGCACATCATCACCATTGAGGATCCGGTGGAATTCGTTCACCAAAGTCGGCGATCGCTCATTAAGCAGCGCGAAGTCGGGTTACATACCCTCAAGTTTGATAATGCACTTAAGGCATCCCTGCGGGAAGATCCAGATATCATCCTCGTGGGTGAAATGCGTGACCGAGAAACCGTCAATACGGCTCTGAAGGCTGCTCAAACAGGTCACTTAGTGATTGGAACCTTGCACACCAACAGTGCGGTTAAAACCATTGAGCGGATTTTAGGTCTATATGAACCCGCTGAGCAAGAGCCAATGCGACTGGCGATCGCAGAATCCTTAGTTGCGGTTATTGCCCAGGGCTTGTGTCGTACGACCGACGGCAAGCGGGCAGCCTTCCACGAAATCATGATCAACACTGATGCCATTCGTGACTTTATCCGCCGCGGCGAGGTGGATGAAATCGATGCGATTATCCCGAACTGTAACTTCGATGGCATGGTGACCATGAACCAGTCCCTGTATAAGCTGTACGAAGCAGGTCGAATTACGGAAGAAACGGCATTGGAAATGTCACCCAAAACCAACGAAATGTCTCAGATCCTGCGGGGTCGAGTGTAG
- the rpsO gene encoding 30S ribosomal protein S15 encodes MALLQERKHEIISEYQRHDTDTGSADVQVAMLTERINRLSEHLRSNKKDHSSRRGLLKIIGQRKRLLSYISKQDQQRYRALIERLGIRG; translated from the coding sequence ATGGCTTTGCTGCAAGAGCGTAAACACGAAATTATTTCCGAATACCAGCGGCACGATACAGACACCGGGTCTGCAGATGTGCAGGTTGCAATGTTAACTGAGCGTATTAATCGCTTGAGCGAGCATTTGCGAAGCAATAAGAAAGATCACTCGTCTCGTCGAGGATTGCTGAAGATCATTGGTCAGCGCAAACGTTTGCTAAGCTACATTTCTAAGCAAGATCAGCAGCGCTATCGTGCGTTGATTGAGCGTTTAGGCATTCGCGGCTAA